From the genome of Methanothrix soehngenii GP6:
TCTGCGAGGCTCTTTGTATCTGATTCCAGAGCGGCTATCCTCTTTAGGAATGATTCCTGTATTGTGTCTTGACCAGAGAATGCTGTTGATTCACTCATATAATCAGGGACTGAGTTTTCAAGGCTTATAAATTCATCTCTGAAGGAGGCTAGGGGATTATTGAAAATCGCTGCGCCTTTTTAAGATCCTTTGCTTTCCTTTGAGACCTCTTTTTTGGCCATCTGCAGCCGCTGTTTTGCAGTATATCCGGTCGCTTTTTCCAAAAAATTTCGGAAGCGCTTGTTGGTGTCCAGGATCTGATCGTCTTTTGCGTCCGAATACGATTCAGTGGTGACATTGAGCTTCTTATTATTGATCGATACCTGGATGCTTTTCAGGGCGCCAAAGGAGAGCGAGAGCATTCCGTCCAACTCTTTTATCTCTGCGGGGAACTCCTCTTCCAGAACCTTTCTGATTCTCTCCATGTCGGGCTTGAATCCGCGCTTGAATGAGTAATCCATGTGAGAAGGTGAATTCTGATCGAGTAATAATGTTTCGAGCCGTTTTGCCCAATGCCCCTTAAAAAAGAGCGCTCATCCTCCCATCTCAGGAGGAAAAGCGGGTGATGTTCTCACTGATGCATCCATATTTAGATGCAAGCGTATCTTGCTGCCTCGCCCAGATCTTCCTGGATTCTTAGGAGCTGGTTGTACTTGGCCGTCCTCTCGGAACGGGCGGGAGCGCCAGTCTTCAGCAGCTCGCAGCCTAAGGCCACTGCCACATCTGCCAGAGCGGAGTCCTCTGTCTCTGCAGAGCGATGGGATGCCATGACCTTCCATCCAGAGCGGAAGGACATCCGAGCAGCGTCAAAGGCCTCGGATACCGTTCCGATCTGGTTAAGCTTGAGAAGCAGTGCATTGCCGGCACACATCTTGATTCCCT
Proteins encoded in this window:
- a CDS encoding DUF5611 family protein, with the translated sequence MDYSFKRGFKPDMERIRKVLEEEFPAEIKELDGMLSLSFGALKSIQVSINNKKLNVTTESYSDAKDDQILDTNKRFRNFLEKATGYTAKQRLQMAKKEVSKESKGS